Proteins from a single region of Aquirhabdus parva:
- a CDS encoding YidC/Oxa1 family membrane protein insertase, which produces MEFWTAWTHFLGTSLSYFSANWGLSEAFSIITLTLIVRFALMPVSLAAAYKMQKNKVAMKRIKPELDEIKINFKDNRSELTNKTMALYQKHGISIVDKVSIFNLGTQGLFGIGIFHVLKNMMFRSKFLWIATLAKPDILLTVVVGSLMMFGLVLMPNGPENMSMWLVLMIPVAISVFAIIALPAALGIYWATSNAVTVVQMLILRVIVKRQIPTI; this is translated from the coding sequence ATGGAATTTTGGACCGCTTGGACACATTTTCTTGGAACGAGCTTGAGTTATTTCAGTGCAAACTGGGGTTTATCTGAAGCATTTTCGATTATTACACTGACTTTGATAGTCCGTTTTGCATTGATGCCAGTGTCGTTAGCTGCCGCTTATAAAATGCAAAAGAATAAAGTGGCCATGAAACGTATTAAGCCTGAGCTTGATGAAATCAAAATAAACTTTAAAGATAACCGATCTGAATTAACCAATAAAACTATGGCACTCTATCAAAAACACGGCATTTCAATTGTCGATAAGGTCTCTATATTTAATTTGGGTACTCAAGGATTATTTGGCATCGGGATATTTCATGTGCTTAAAAACATGATGTTCCGTAGTAAGTTTTTATGGATCGCAACACTAGCAAAGCCAGATATTTTGCTCACCGTTGTGGTGGGCAGCCTGATGATGTTTGGTTTGGTACTCATGCCTAATGGACCTGAAAATATGTCGATGTGGTTGGTTCTGATGATTCCTGTGGCTATTTCTGTCTTTGCTATTATTGCATTACCTGCGGCTTTGGGCATTTATTGGGCAACATCTAATGCAGTGACAGTTGTACAAATGCTAATTTTACGTGTAATTGTAAAACGGCAAATTCCAACGATCTGA
- a CDS encoding S41 family peptidase — translation MPCLWPTFIFSPWVQKRKILKLGSISLLLFGSASIAAKDQSFINTSPLQIQTAKYWQNITKKDLTFIHKTILEAHPGVIDKQNPKFKEWLENGYIQAQRLIPQVKNQEEELAVLRFYTVGFQDGHVSIDPSTEQKKTAYWPGWLIEMQGNTSNASFIVKNVQINWPSPVPPNGSQILSCDGQSVKYHIEHDIAPFVDTRLTLESSWKKLANQVMIQSNDFPTLNQHSMQNCIVQLPDQSQKTFALLWQAADKGTLDQLLKPPKSIGLSNLGGGRYWINASNFLPNAEENLQFEKLLTDLTHLDSAKLVVFDVRGNTGGNSTFGGRMLSALLGNSGRLKDLSESAWWRVSKQAISSRDNVLSMMEKNYGKTSSLYIYTQHLQARLKHAEQRHIEWLKDGELEPDPTEDKKEGSDFQGQIILLTDSKCASACLDFADSVMSIPNAIQMGQETSADSIYNDIGWFRTPSGLYLMIPLKVFRERPRGNNQPYTPKYRFNGDISDTAAVQQWVLRSIQPINKN, via the coding sequence TTGCCCTGTCTATGGCCTACTTTCATCTTTTCACCTTGGGTACAAAAGAGAAAAATTCTCAAACTTGGCTCAATCTCACTGCTCCTATTTGGCTCTGCATCAATAGCCGCCAAGGATCAATCTTTTATTAACACGAGCCCTTTGCAAATACAAACCGCCAAATACTGGCAAAACATAACCAAGAAAGATCTGACATTTATCCATAAAACCATTCTAGAAGCTCATCCAGGTGTCATTGACAAGCAAAACCCTAAATTTAAAGAATGGTTAGAAAATGGTTATATTCAAGCGCAGCGGCTCATTCCACAAGTCAAGAACCAAGAAGAGGAGTTGGCGGTCTTAAGATTCTATACTGTTGGTTTTCAGGATGGTCATGTATCGATAGACCCATCTACAGAACAAAAAAAAACAGCCTATTGGCCGGGGTGGTTAATTGAGATGCAAGGGAATACTTCAAATGCTAGCTTTATTGTTAAAAATGTTCAAATAAACTGGCCAAGCCCAGTCCCACCCAATGGATCGCAAATACTATCCTGTGATGGTCAATCAGTTAAGTATCACATTGAGCACGATATTGCCCCGTTTGTAGACACACGTTTGACACTCGAATCGAGCTGGAAAAAATTAGCCAATCAAGTCATGATTCAAAGTAATGATTTCCCAACCCTAAATCAGCATTCTATGCAAAATTGCATCGTGCAATTACCAGATCAAAGTCAAAAGACCTTTGCACTTTTATGGCAAGCAGCAGATAAAGGTACGTTAGACCAGCTATTGAAACCTCCTAAATCTATCGGCTTATCTAATTTGGGTGGAGGGCGATACTGGATCAATGCCTCTAATTTCTTACCCAACGCAGAGGAAAACTTACAGTTTGAGAAACTACTTACGGATCTAACGCATCTTGATTCAGCAAAGCTTGTTGTCTTTGATGTTCGTGGAAATACAGGCGGAAACAGTACCTTTGGAGGTCGTATGTTATCCGCATTACTCGGGAACAGCGGACGCCTCAAAGATTTATCTGAATCGGCTTGGTGGCGTGTCTCTAAACAAGCTATTTCCTCTCGTGATAACGTGTTATCCATGATGGAAAAAAATTATGGAAAGACGAGTAGCCTATATATTTATACGCAACATTTACAAGCAAGATTAAAACATGCTGAACAAAGGCATATTGAATGGTTAAAAGATGGGGAACTTGAACCCGACCCTACAGAAGATAAAAAGGAAGGAAGTGATTTTCAAGGGCAAATTATCTTATTGACCGACTCCAAATGTGCCAGCGCATGTCTTGATTTTGCGGATAGTGTGATGTCCATTCCCAATGCAATACAGATGGGGCAAGAGACAAGCGCTGATTCTATATATAATGATATTGGATGGTTCAGGACCCCAAGTGGGTTATATCTCATGATCCCTTTGAAAGTATTTCGCGAGCGCCCTCGTGGTAATAATCAGCCCTATACGCCGAAGTATCGCTTCAATGGTGATATCAGTGATACTGCAGCCGTACAGCAATGGGTACTGAGGAGCATTCAGCCAATCAATAAAAATTAG
- a CDS encoding GGDEF domain-containing protein, with translation MKQTDQTLLEQLRITDFELEYRKSLFSLTEQDVLVLVKAKSKIAAKIDSVVDKFYETQTSVAEIALLIGDADTLTRLRNAQRKYVNDLFSGFYDLEYVNNRLRIGLVHKRIGVEPKLYLAAINTLQQLLTDLLHVTLLDEEESKKTIAALTKLFMLDISFVFETYIRSLVAEIETSKDKSDQYALVLEGKTKQLESMSRTDPLTGLLNVRYLTEILTQALRSAQRRSELITVVYLDVNNFKAINDHEGHLRGDEVLRNVAEVIKKISRMEDSCFRYGGDEFCIILSNCGEIQAEEVYMKRLSLELQSREKNVTLSVGCVETGPQDYKLPEELIRLADQRMYACKAIHKH, from the coding sequence ATGAAGCAAACTGACCAAACACTTTTAGAACAATTACGTATTACTGATTTCGAGCTTGAATACCGTAAATCGTTATTTTCACTTACTGAGCAAGATGTGCTCGTACTTGTCAAAGCAAAATCCAAAATTGCTGCAAAAATAGATTCCGTCGTCGATAAGTTTTACGAGACACAAACGAGCGTCGCCGAGATTGCTTTGCTGATTGGTGATGCGGATACTCTGACGCGTCTGAGAAATGCTCAGCGAAAGTATGTTAATGATTTATTTAGCGGTTTTTATGATCTGGAATATGTGAACAATCGTTTGCGTATCGGACTGGTTCACAAACGGATTGGTGTTGAGCCAAAGTTATATCTGGCAGCAATCAATACCTTGCAGCAGCTATTAACGGATTTGTTGCATGTAACGCTTCTGGATGAAGAAGAAAGTAAAAAGACCATCGCGGCCTTAACTAAACTATTTATGTTGGATATTTCCTTTGTTTTTGAAACGTATATCCGAAGTTTAGTGGCTGAAATTGAGACCTCTAAAGATAAGTCAGATCAGTATGCGCTTGTATTAGAGGGAAAAACAAAGCAGCTTGAATCGATGTCACGTACTGATCCTTTAACAGGTTTGTTAAATGTACGCTACCTAACCGAAATACTGACTCAAGCATTACGCAGCGCACAGCGCAGGTCAGAGTTAATAACCGTGGTTTATTTAGATGTAAATAATTTTAAAGCGATCAATGACCACGAGGGGCATTTACGGGGTGACGAAGTGCTGCGTAATGTGGCAGAGGTAATCAAGAAAATCTCAAGAATGGAGGATAGCTGCTTTCGATATGGCGGGGACGAGTTTTGTATTATCTTATCGAATTGTGGGGAAATCCAAGCTGAGGAAGTTTATATGAAGCGGCTTAGTCTGGAGTTACAAAGTCGCGAAAAGAATGTGACTTTAAGTGTGGGCTGTGTGGAAACGGGACCACAAGATTATAAGCTTCCTGAAGAGTTGATCCGCTTAGCTGATCAGAGAATGTATGCGTGTAAAGCGATACACAAGCATTGA
- a CDS encoding glyceraldehyde-3-phosphate dehydrogenase has product MTDSTQPNNTVALTQEHWGRWKNREEIAERMIAIIGRLYRENDVVVSVYGRSLVNMSVIQILKAHRRVRMIAGDLSVVDTMPILEALAECGKLTSCEVDLGKLARAAGETGTAAKELLSAALAVLPAQSERAEPKDVVLYGFGRIGRILARLIIEQAGLGRGLRLRAIVVRKSSEGDLQKRASLLRRDSVHGSFQGTISVDEENEAIIANGNYIKVIYAGSPSEVDYTVYGIKDALLIDNTGKWRDVEGLSVHLTCPGIKRVILTAPSKGEMKNVVYGVNHTDIIDSDQIISAASCTTNAITPILKVIHDKFTVLNGHVETVHSFTNDQNLTDNYHKADRRGRAATLNMVITETGAAKAVAKALPALKGKLTGNSVRVPTPNVSLAILNLNLETETTREEINEYIRQISVYSNLQGQIDYTNSSEVVSSDFIGSRSAGVFDAQATIVSGNHATLYVWYDNEVGYSCQVLRIVEQMAGVQYPHFPLETVSA; this is encoded by the coding sequence GTGACTGACTCGACACAACCAAACAATACCGTAGCACTGACCCAAGAACATTGGGGCCGCTGGAAAAATCGTGAAGAAATAGCTGAGCGGATGATTGCGATTATTGGTCGCTTGTATCGCGAAAATGATGTTGTCGTTTCAGTTTATGGCCGTTCTTTGGTTAACATGTCTGTCATTCAAATTCTTAAAGCGCATCGTCGTGTACGCATGATTGCAGGGGATTTGTCCGTTGTAGATACCATGCCTATTCTTGAGGCTTTGGCAGAGTGCGGTAAATTGACTTCATGTGAAGTTGACTTGGGTAAACTGGCTCGTGCCGCAGGCGAAACCGGTACTGCTGCGAAAGAATTACTCAGTGCAGCTTTAGCAGTATTGCCCGCACAGAGTGAACGTGCTGAGCCAAAAGATGTTGTCCTTTACGGTTTTGGTCGTATTGGTCGTATTCTAGCGCGCTTGATCATTGAACAAGCGGGTCTCGGACGTGGTCTGCGTCTGCGTGCAATTGTTGTACGTAAATCTTCTGAAGGTGATTTGCAAAAACGTGCATCCCTTTTGCGCCGTGACTCTGTACATGGTTCATTCCAAGGCACGATCTCTGTTGATGAAGAAAACGAAGCGATCATTGCAAACGGTAACTATATTAAAGTGATCTATGCTGGTAGCCCATCAGAAGTTGATTACACTGTTTACGGTATTAAAGATGCGTTATTGATTGATAACACCGGTAAATGGCGTGATGTTGAAGGTCTGTCCGTTCATTTAACTTGCCCTGGCATAAAACGCGTCATTCTCACTGCACCAAGTAAAGGTGAGATGAAGAACGTTGTATACGGCGTGAACCATACGGATATCATTGATTCAGACCAAATCATCAGTGCGGCAAGCTGTACAACCAATGCGATCACACCGATCCTCAAAGTGATCCATGATAAATTCACCGTATTAAATGGTCATGTCGAAACTGTTCACTCATTCACCAATGACCAAAACCTGACGGATAACTACCATAAAGCGGATCGTCGTGGCCGTGCTGCAACATTGAATATGGTTATTACAGAGACCGGTGCTGCTAAAGCTGTGGCAAAAGCATTGCCTGCGTTAAAAGGTAAGTTAACCGGTAACTCTGTACGTGTACCTACACCAAACGTGTCTTTAGCGATTCTAAATCTGAATTTAGAAACTGAAACCACACGTGAAGAAATTAACGAATATATTCGCCAAATTTCTGTGTACTCAAATCTGCAAGGTCAAATTGACTACACCAATTCAAGCGAAGTAGTTTCATCAGACTTCATTGGTTCACGTTCGGCAGGTGTGTTTGATGCACAAGCAACGATCGTCAGCGGTAACCATGCCACACTTTATGTTTGGTATGACAACGAAGTTGGATATAGCTGCCAAGTTCTGCGTATTGTCGAGCAAATGGCAGGTGTACAGTACCCACACTTTCCATTAGAAACAGTCAGTGCGTAA
- a CDS encoding DUF1244 domain-containing protein, translated as MSNLTQAQQTELEAAAFRRLMNHLQTHTEVQNIDLMNIGGFCRNCLSKWMREEAEKQGIALTDPEARQHVYGMPYEEWKSKYQK; from the coding sequence ATGTCAAATTTAACCCAAGCACAGCAAACGGAACTTGAGGCAGCAGCATTTCGCCGGCTTATGAATCATCTACAAACCCATACAGAAGTGCAAAATATCGACTTGATGAATATTGGTGGTTTCTGTCGTAATTGCTTATCGAAATGGATGCGTGAAGAGGCAGAAAAACAAGGAATTGCATTAACAGATCCTGAAGCACGTCAGCATGTCTACGGCATGCCCTATGAAGAGTGGAAAAGTAAATATCAAAAATAA
- the dusB gene encoding tRNA dihydrouridine synthase DusB, translating into MHIGPYQLRNNLIVAPMAGVTDRPFRQLCKHFGAGHAVSEMITADKSLHASKKSLRRADFTGELAPISVQIAGSDPKQVAEAARYQVANGAQIVDINMGCPVKKVCNKLAGSALLQDEVLVGEILDAVVNAVDVPVTLKTRLGFINGAENIHRIAERAEQAGIAALAIHGRTREDMYLGQARYALIREVKRNVQIPIIANGDIDSPQKAAYVLAETGADAIMIGRAAQGRPWIFREIAHYLATGELLPLPEVTEIKDVLLGHLEDLYQFYGEYSGCRIARKHIAWYTKGLHASNEFRQAMYAVESTAEQATITRDYFDHLLQRGERLIYESDLVVTAD; encoded by the coding sequence ATGCATATCGGTCCTTATCAACTCCGTAATAACCTTATTGTTGCCCCGATGGCTGGTGTCACTGATCGTCCATTTCGCCAACTGTGTAAGCATTTCGGGGCTGGCCATGCGGTGAGTGAGATGATTACGGCCGATAAGTCATTGCATGCCAGCAAGAAATCATTGCGCCGCGCAGACTTTACCGGTGAACTTGCCCCCATTTCTGTTCAAATAGCCGGTTCTGATCCGAAGCAAGTGGCTGAGGCTGCACGCTATCAGGTGGCAAATGGTGCGCAAATCGTCGATATCAATATGGGGTGCCCTGTAAAAAAAGTCTGCAATAAACTTGCAGGCTCAGCACTCTTGCAAGATGAAGTATTGGTCGGGGAAATCTTGGATGCCGTGGTGAATGCGGTTGATGTGCCCGTAACGTTGAAAACACGTTTGGGTTTTATCAACGGGGCAGAAAATATCCACCGTATTGCGGAACGCGCAGAGCAAGCGGGTATTGCTGCATTGGCGATACATGGACGAACCCGTGAAGATATGTATTTAGGTCAAGCCCGTTATGCGTTGATCCGTGAAGTAAAACGCAATGTCCAGATACCGATTATTGCCAATGGCGATATTGATAGTCCTCAAAAAGCGGCATACGTTTTAGCGGAAACAGGCGCCGATGCTATTATGATTGGGCGAGCCGCTCAAGGAAGACCTTGGATATTTCGTGAAATCGCCCATTATCTAGCGACTGGGGAGCTATTGCCTTTACCTGAAGTGACTGAAATCAAAGATGTGCTTCTCGGGCATTTAGAGGACTTGTACCAATTCTATGGTGAGTATTCGGGGTGTCGTATTGCCCGTAAGCATATTGCTTGGTATACCAAAGGCCTGCATGCCAGTAATGAGTTTCGGCAAGCCATGTACGCAGTGGAGTCAACTGCGGAGCAAGCGACAATTACACGTGATTATTTTGATCATTTGTTGCAGCGTGGTGAGCGCCTGATCTATGAGAGTGATCTTGTGGTCACAGCGGATTAA
- the trmB gene encoding tRNA (guanosine(46)-N7)-methyltransferase TrmB, which produces MNDTTDVPTNLTEAVNDNVESGSVKDESEDKSLRPILTFMRRSSPLNTSQERGLDEYAHLIVKAPISDARNLFEHPEHPLTIEIGFGMGTSLVQMAIAAPERNFLGIEVHIPGIAQCAFEAGQAGINNLRIMDADALEVLAGIPDGSVDRVQLFFPDPWQKKRHHKRRFVAPERMALIVQKLTMGGWFHSATDWQPYSEWMIDVLEQVPGLENVYGKAQFAPRPEWRPQTKFERRGEAAGHGVWDVIYKRV; this is translated from the coding sequence ATGAACGATACAACTGATGTACCCACAAATCTAACCGAAGCAGTAAACGATAATGTAGAAAGCGGGTCTGTAAAAGACGAATCAGAAGATAAAAGCTTACGCCCTATTCTGACCTTTATGCGTCGCTCATCCCCGCTCAACACTTCACAAGAACGTGGGCTGGATGAATATGCACATCTCATCGTTAAAGCGCCAATCAGTGATGCACGCAATTTATTTGAACATCCAGAGCACCCACTGACAATCGAAATTGGCTTTGGTATGGGCACATCACTCGTACAAATGGCGATTGCTGCGCCTGAGCGTAATTTTCTAGGGATTGAAGTTCATATCCCGGGAATTGCGCAGTGTGCCTTTGAAGCCGGTCAAGCCGGAATTAATAATTTACGGATTATGGATGCTGATGCGCTAGAGGTTCTTGCGGGGATCCCTGACGGCAGTGTCGATCGGGTGCAGTTATTTTTCCCAGATCCTTGGCAAAAGAAACGTCACCATAAACGTCGTTTTGTCGCACCTGAACGGATGGCGCTGATTGTCCAAAAACTGACTATGGGTGGGTGGTTTCATTCAGCAACGGATTGGCAGCCCTATTCCGAATGGATGATTGACGTGCTTGAGCAAGTACCGGGGCTTGAGAACGTTTATGGCAAAGCACAGTTTGCCCCACGCCCAGAATGGCGCCCACAAACCAAGTTTGAACGTCGCGGTGAAGCGGCAGGACATGGGGTTTGGGATGTAATTTATAAGCGCGTGTGA
- a CDS encoding dihydroorotase has protein sequence MSDVKNLKPADNRIIQINKIRLLDPENNTDDVRSVWIQNGHLIDQPSDFKSVSKTIDGQGKWLVPSLVDLCARLREPGEQQHGTLKSEGLAARANGFLHVVIPPDTKPVLESGALLPGLRQKAYDDGGIFLHVIGALTKGLEGKQPANLAGLKQGKCIAVSNARHSFADNDVLFHTLEYAATLGLTVFFYPEDAVLAQDGCVHEGFMAARQGLAGIPAIAETVALSTQLQMVEATGVRAHFSQLSCAASVDLIATAKDKKLPVTADVAMHQLYLTDSSIDGFNSAAHVRPPLRSEEDRLGLRAGVAAGIIDAICSHHEPLSATAKMMPFAETQAGISAFDSFMALGIGLVRDGLLSPLELVTQISLIPAAIAGVHQTWKSMGGWLLVDPELQWTLDATEIKSAGKNTPFLGSALTGRVVEVFV, from the coding sequence ATGAGTGACGTAAAAAATTTGAAACCCGCAGATAATCGTATTATCCAAATCAATAAAATTCGTTTGCTTGATCCAGAGAACAATACGGATGATGTTCGTTCCGTATGGATTCAAAACGGTCATTTAATTGATCAGCCTTCCGATTTTAAAAGTGTATCAAAAACGATCGATGGGCAGGGCAAGTGGTTAGTACCTTCGCTCGTGGATCTTTGTGCACGTTTACGTGAGCCGGGTGAACAGCAACACGGCACCTTGAAATCCGAAGGTCTGGCCGCGCGCGCTAATGGCTTCCTTCACGTCGTTATTCCGCCAGATACCAAGCCTGTACTGGAGAGTGGGGCCTTGCTTCCTGGACTCCGTCAAAAAGCCTACGATGATGGCGGCATTTTCCTGCATGTGATTGGTGCGTTGACCAAAGGACTTGAAGGGAAACAACCCGCGAATTTAGCAGGGCTAAAACAAGGCAAATGTATTGCTGTCAGTAATGCACGTCATTCTTTCGCAGATAATGATGTGCTGTTCCATACCTTAGAATATGCCGCCACTTTAGGCTTAACCGTTTTCTTTTACCCTGAAGATGCCGTACTCGCACAAGATGGCTGTGTCCACGAAGGTTTTATGGCGGCACGGCAAGGTTTGGCAGGGATTCCTGCGATTGCAGAGACTGTTGCGCTGAGCACCCAGCTACAAATGGTAGAAGCAACGGGTGTACGTGCCCACTTTAGCCAGCTTTCCTGTGCGGCTTCGGTGGATTTAATCGCGACTGCTAAGGATAAAAAGTTACCTGTAACGGCGGATGTTGCGATGCATCAGTTGTATTTGACGGATTCGAGCATCGACGGCTTCAACTCAGCTGCACACGTGCGTCCACCGTTGCGCAGTGAAGAAGATCGATTGGGATTGCGTGCAGGTGTGGCAGCAGGGATTATTGATGCGATATGTAGTCATCATGAACCGCTATCTGCAACGGCCAAGATGATGCCTTTTGCCGAAACTCAAGCAGGTATTTCTGCTTTTGATAGTTTTATGGCACTCGGGATTGGATTGGTCCGTGATGGGCTGTTATCACCTCTTGAACTGGTGACCCAGATCTCTCTGATCCCAGCAGCAATTGCTGGCGTACATCAAACATGGAAAAGCATGGGAGGGTGGCTGCTGGTCGATCCAGAGCTGCAGTGGACTCTAGATGCCACAGAAATTAAATCGGCAGGGAAGAATACGCCGTTTTTAGGATCGGCATTGACTGGACGTGTCGTTGAGGTATTTGTTTAA
- a CDS encoding aspartate carbamoyltransferase catalytic subunit yields the protein MQKSAQHISALHLPSQLQLNRAGNLQHFLGIEGLSCAHLTKILDTAETFLGENGRILNNPLLAGRTVMNLFFEPSTRTRTTFEVAAQRLSANVLNIDIQRSSTSKGETLRDTLWNLEAMTADVFVVRHSASGAAHFMAQSVCPKVAIINAGDGRHAHPTQAMLDMLTIRRHAGRPFSELTIAIIGDIKHSRVARSDIQALQTLGAKEVRIIAPKTLLPTGFETFGVKVFENMDQGVAGCDVVISLRIQNERIASPLLASSDEFYKLYGLSEARLKLANPNALVMHPGPMNRGVEIASSVADGPQSLILKQVNYGIAVRMAVLSLAMQGQLEAREMQA from the coding sequence ATGCAAAAGTCAGCACAGCATATTTCTGCGTTACACCTGCCTAGTCAACTGCAACTCAATCGCGCAGGCAATTTGCAACATTTTCTAGGAATCGAAGGCCTATCTTGCGCTCACCTTACTAAAATATTAGATACTGCAGAAACATTTTTGGGTGAGAATGGTCGGATTTTAAATAATCCCTTGCTGGCTGGGCGCACAGTCATGAATCTTTTCTTTGAGCCCTCTACTCGGACACGGACCACATTTGAAGTGGCTGCCCAACGTCTTTCTGCCAATGTACTTAACATTGATATTCAGCGTTCAAGTACCTCCAAAGGCGAGACACTCCGCGATACCTTGTGGAATTTAGAGGCGATGACTGCTGATGTGTTTGTAGTACGACATTCAGCATCGGGTGCCGCACACTTCATGGCGCAATCGGTTTGCCCTAAAGTTGCGATCATTAATGCCGGTGATGGTCGTCATGCACATCCGACCCAAGCAATGTTAGATATGCTCACCATACGCCGTCATGCGGGGCGTCCATTTAGTGAATTGACGATCGCTATTATTGGCGATATCAAGCATTCCCGTGTGGCACGTTCAGACATACAAGCGCTGCAAACCTTAGGTGCTAAAGAAGTCCGCATCATTGCGCCAAAGACTCTATTGCCGACAGGATTTGAGACATTTGGTGTCAAAGTTTTTGAAAATATGGATCAAGGCGTCGCGGGTTGTGATGTGGTGATTTCATTACGGATTCAGAATGAACGTATTGCCTCACCGTTACTAGCCAGTTCTGATGAATTCTATAAGCTTTATGGGTTAAGTGAGGCGCGTTTAAAGCTGGCTAATCCAAATGCCTTGGTCATGCATCCAGGTCCGATGAATCGGGGGGTTGAGATCGCATCCAGCGTTGCTGATGGTCCACAGTCATTAATTTTAAAACAGGTGAATTATGGGATCGCGGTCAGAATGGCCGTGCTCTCGTTGGCAATGCAAGGACAGTTAGAAGCGCGGGAGATGCAGGCATGA
- a CDS encoding flavodoxin family protein, whose translation MSKVAVVYFSGYGHTHKQAEAVKEGLVTVPGTIVELIRIDSEGNLSDAAWEMLVASDGIIFGSPTYMGNVAWQFKKFADASSKPWFIGAWKDKLAAGFTNSASQNGDKGVTISYLITFAMQHGMLWVGTGLMPASSKAAQRSDINWLGGFSGLLAASPSDSTPEEGPHAGDLETAKAFGKRFAEQVIRANKKL comes from the coding sequence ATGTCAAAGGTTGCAGTTGTTTATTTCAGTGGTTACGGTCATACCCACAAGCAAGCAGAGGCGGTTAAAGAAGGTTTGGTTACCGTACCGGGTACGATTGTGGAATTGATTCGAATTGATTCTGAAGGGAATCTCTCTGATGCAGCGTGGGAAATGTTAGTTGCTTCTGATGGTATTATTTTTGGCTCACCGACCTACATGGGTAATGTGGCATGGCAATTCAAGAAGTTTGCCGATGCTTCAAGCAAGCCTTGGTTTATCGGTGCATGGAAAGATAAATTAGCCGCTGGATTCACCAATTCAGCTTCACAAAATGGTGATAAGGGTGTCACGATTTCTTACCTGATCACCTTTGCAATGCAGCATGGCATGCTTTGGGTCGGCACAGGTCTGATGCCAGCGAGCAGCAAAGCTGCACAGCGCAGTGATATTAATTGGCTAGGCGGATTCTCTGGACTATTGGCTGCGTCACCATCGGACTCAACCCCAGAAGAAGGTCCACATGCAGGCGACCTCGAAACCGCGAAAGCTTTCGGTAAACGCTTCGCTGAACAAGTGATTCGTGCGAATAAAAAACTATAA
- a CDS encoding VOC family protein produces MQIRTIYFKVLDMQAAINFWQALLKAKPIKQSTRWSEFKIGATRLGLLLNDFGEQVSGSGCVPVFALEKDQLIAFVELAKSLGAIVVFDGLDKPEIGSIVLEVPTGHEFEVCHCHD; encoded by the coding sequence ATGCAAATACGTACCATTTACTTCAAAGTTCTCGACATGCAAGCTGCAATTAATTTCTGGCAAGCGCTTCTCAAAGCCAAACCCATAAAGCAATCTACTCGCTGGTCAGAATTCAAGATTGGAGCCACTCGACTAGGATTATTATTAAATGATTTTGGAGAGCAAGTTTCAGGTAGTGGTTGTGTTCCTGTCTTTGCTCTTGAAAAAGATCAACTAATTGCGTTTGTAGAACTTGCAAAATCTCTTGGAGCAATAGTTGTATTCGATGGATTAGATAAACCTGAAATAGGAAGTATTGTTTTAGAGGTACCTACAGGACATGAGTTTGAAGTGTGTCATTGTCATGATTAA